AAGGACGCGAGCGTGGACGTGCGCGAGATGGCCACCTGGGCTCTCGCGGACAGCCGGCATCCGGCATCGGTCGCTGCGATCGAAGCCGCGCTCCGCGACAAGAGTCCGCGCATTCGGCGAACCGCGGCCTGGGCGGCCGGCGAGATTGGCTCACGCTCGTTCGTGAACGGGCTCTCGGCGCTGCTCGCCGACGCCAATCCGGAAGTCCGCGAGGTGGCGGCCTGGTCGCTCGGCAACTGCTCGCCCCGGCCGGCGCCCGCGGCGCTGATCAAGGCGCTCGGCGACACGGATCGCGACGTGCGGCTCTGCACCGCGTGGGCGCTCTACGAGATCAGCGACCCGGGCACGGCGGACGAGATCGAG
The window above is part of the Candidatus Eisenbacteria bacterium genome. Proteins encoded here:
- a CDS encoding HEAT repeat domain-containing protein yields the protein KDASVDVREMATWALADSRHPASVAAIEAALRDKSPRIRRTAAWAAGEIGSRSFVNGLSALLADANPEVREVAAWSLGNCSPRPAPAALIKALGDTDRDVRLCTAWALYEISDPGTADEIEAAFRREKDREVQHGLIRALGAMGEGSVHILTKLVDSSDPEIRAVAVAALAGGNVSGPWPWPRPEPRPYP